A section of the Octopus sinensis unplaced genomic scaffold, ASM634580v1 Contig20285, whole genome shotgun sequence genome encodes:
- the LOC115232282 gene encoding LOW QUALITY PROTEIN: glycerol kinase 2-like (The sequence of the model RefSeq protein was modified relative to this genomic sequence to represent the inferred CDS: deleted 2 bases in 1 codon; substituted 2 bases at 2 genomic stop codons), whose product MNLSEKDLYFLAFRLRLRTQEGMIGKSVRSISQKRIVELCPENGNSVNYKVRTPNEEKQKSSSVEGKPMSSLTKIRGFWSDVRTRSTIEEYIHNTHINTIKNICGLPLSPYFSASKIKWLIENVPNVRQAMESGNCCFGTVDTWLLWILPPXEXNLTKGETYLTDTTNASRTMLLSLHSLQWEDSLCGFFGLPKSGDWLPRVCPSTSHFGTISTEDCQFKGTPITAVLGDQQAALFGHQCFHRGMMKNTYWVMLINVGTEPVISQSGLLSTVAFHCGMQGSVAAAGSALTWLRDSLGIDQSSWEGQIRSQFKEFSSFGAALAAAHTLGLYSMEEAVQPCNARSIAENVIRPCLNLFINDILQKDSSNIMKTIH is encoded by the exons ATGAATCTGTCAGAGAAGGATCTGTATTTTTTGGCTTTCCGACTTCGATTGAGGACGCAAGAAGGCATGATAGGCAAAAGTGTCAGA AGTATTTCTCAGAAACGAATTGTCGAACTCTGTCCGGAAAACGGAAACAGTGTGAATTACAAAGTGCGTACTCCAAACGAGGAAAAGCAAAAAAGTTCTTCAGTAGAAGGAAAGCCAATGTCTAGTTTGACTAAGATTCGGGGAT TTTGGAGTGATGTGAGGACTCGCAGTACGATAGAAGAGTACATCCACAACACCCACATCAACACTATTaaa aatataTGTGGATTGCCTTTATCCCCCTATTTTTCCGCATCAAAAATAAAATGGCTAATCGAGAACGTGCCCAATGTCAGACAAGCAATGGAGTCTGGCAATTGCTGTTTCGGGACAGTCGATACGTGGCTTCTGTGG ATCCTCCCCCCTTAGGAATAGAACTTGACGAAAGGGGAGACCTACCTGACGGACACGACCAACGCCAGTCGGACTATGCTCCTCAGTCTGCACAGTCTTCAGTGGGAGGACAGTCTCTGTGGGTTTTTTGGACTCCCAAAAAGTGGAGATTGGCTGCCCAGAGTGTGTCCTTCCACCTCACATTTCGGGACTATTTCGACCGAGGACTGTCAGTTTAAAGGGACTCCAATAACAGCAGTGTTGGGGGACCAGCAGGCAGCACTGTTCGGCCATCAGTGCTTCCACAGGGGGATGATGAAGAACACGTATTGGGTG ATGCTTATAAATGTGGGCACTGAGCCAGTCATCAGTCAGTCAGGACTACTCTCGACTGTTGCCTTCCACTGTGGCA TGCAGGGGTCGGTGGCAGCTGCGGGGAGTGCTCTCACTTGGTTGAGGGACAGTCTGGGCATTGATCAGTCCAGTTGGGAGGGACAAA TTCGGAGTCAGTTTAAGGAGTTTTCTTCATTTGGGGCTGCTTTGGCTGCTGCCCACACACTTGGTCTGTATTCAATGGAGGAGGCAGTTCAACCGT gtAATGCCCGTTCGATTGCAGAAAATGTCATCCGtccttgtttaaatttatttataaacgatATCTTACAAAAAGATTCTTCAAATATTATGAAGACTATCCATTAA
- the LOC115232303 gene encoding protein kinase C and casein kinase substrate in neurons protein 1-like — MRKAREEYDCACRRVHNFELKRNISTCDQGVVQDSVKQQEKATKLKKQQQDAKMVYIEAIRLVNERRECYSQEMMRIFESCQQVEKERIDYFSSIALLMADLLHKHNCVDMSAVYSAIQGRLTEADPERSLKYWFDVRGPSSPLPVFEFQESNINEDVEILVAKSVRHSAPAETCSYRQKNSVETNGGKQGSETYSPGEEQPVVALYDYEAGEGDELSFRAGL, encoded by the coding sequence ATGAGGAAGGCCAGGGAGGAGTACGACTGTGCCTGTCGGAGAGTCCACAATTTTGAATTGAAGAGGAATATAAGCACGTGTGATCAGGGAGTGGTCCAAGACAGTGTCAAACAACAGGAAAAGGCCACAAAACTAAAGAAACAGCAACAGGATGCCAAAATGGTGTATATTGAGGCCATTCGACTGGTGAATGAGCGGAGGGAGTGCTACTCGCAGGAAATGATGAGAATATTCGAGTCCTGTcagcaggtggagaaggagagGATTGACTACTTCTCCAGCATTGCCCTCCTCATGGCGGATCTCCTCCACAAACATAACTGTGTGGACATGTCTGCTGTTTATTCCGCAATCCAGGGAAGACTGACGGAGGCGGACCCTGAGAGGAGTCTGAAGTACTGGTTTGATGTGAGAGGCCCCTCCTCCCCTCTGCCGGTCTTCGAGTTCCAGGAGTCGAACATCAACGAGGATGTGGAGATATTGGTGGCCAAGTCAGTCCGCCACTCCGCCCCGGCCGAGACATGTTCATACAGGCAGAAGAACAGTGTGGAGACGAATGGAGGTAAGCAAGGGAGTGAGACGTACTCCCCTGGGGAGGAACAGCCGGTGGTGGCACTGTACGACTACGAGGCGGGGGAGGGGGATGAGTTGTCCTTCCGAGCTGGTTTGTGA